The Kitasatospora albolonga nucleotide sequence TGGTGCGGGCCTTCCTCCGGGCCCGCCCGCGCCACCGCCCCGGCACCCGCTGGCACTACTCGAACTTCGCGGTCTCCGTCCTCGGCCACACCCTCGCCGCCGCCACCGGGACCCCGTGGGAGGTGCTGCTGACCCAGCAGGTGCTGGCCCCGCTGGGCCTGGAGGCCACGCTGCTGCGCCCGGGCCCCGACGGCACCGACGCGACCGGCCACCGCCGTGACGGGACGCCGCTGCCCGCGCTGGACACGGGGGGCTTCACGGCGGCGGGGGCGCTGCGGTCGACGCCGCTGGACCTGCTGACGTTCCTGGAGGCGCATACGGGGGCTGCTCCGGGCGCCCCGACCGACCCGGCGCTGGGTGCCGCGCTCGCCGAGGTGGTCCGCCCGGTGCTGCGGCGCGGCCTCCGCCACGCGCACACGCACACGCTGACGTGGTTCCAGCACCCGTCCCCGTACGGTCCGGTCCTCTTCCACGCCGGAGCGACCCTCGGCCAGCAGGCGTTCCTGGGCTTCCGCCCGGATACGGGCCTGGCGGTGGCGGCGACGGCGACACGGCGGGTGCACCGGAAGGACACGTTCGTGGCGACGGCGTACGAGCTGCTGACGGAAACCCCCTGAACTAGGGTGCCTTCTCCGCGTTCTTGGCGGCCACCACCGCGTCGAACACCTCCCGCTTGGGCAGCCCGGCGGCGGCGGCGACGGCGGCGATGGCCTCCTTGCGCCGCTCCCCCGCCTCCTCGCGCACCCGCACGCGCCGTACGAGCTCCTCGGCGTCCAGCCCCTCGGCACCGGAGTCGGAGGCGCCTTCGACCACGACGGTGATCTCGCCCCGTACGCCGTCGGCGGCCCATACGGCCAGCTCGCCGAGCGGACCGCGCTTGACCTCCTCGTACGTCTTGGTCAGCTCCCGGCAGACGGCGGCGCGCCGCTCGGCGCCGAAGACCTCGGCCATGGCGGCGAGGGTGTCGTCCAGCCGGTGGGGGGCCTCGAAGAAGACCATGGTGCGCCGCTCGTCGGCGTTCTCCCGGAGCCGGGAGAGCCGCTCACCGGCCTTGCGCGGCAGGAACCCCTCGAAGCAGAAGCGGTCGACGGGCAGTCCGGAGAGGGCGAGGGCGGTGAGGACGGCGGACGGCCCCGGTACGGCGGTGACGCGGATGTCCTGCTCCACGGCGGCGGCGACGAGCCGGTAGCCGGGGTCGGAGACGGACGGCATCCCGGCGTCCGTGACCAGCAGCACCCGGGCGCCACCGGTCAGGGCCTCGACGAGCTCCGGCGTACGGGCGGACTCGTTGCCCTCGAAGTACGAGACGACACGCCCCGAGGTGTGGATGCCGAGCGCTTGGGTGAGGCGGCGCAGCCGCCGGGTGTCCTCGGCGGCGACGACGTCGGCCCGCTCCAGTTCGGCGGCCAGGCGTGGCGGGGCGTCCGCCACGTCACCGATGGGGGTCCCTGCGAGCACGAGCGTTCCAGTCGTTCCAGTCACATCAGCCATCCTCGCAGCACGGGCAGCGCCCTTCGCACAGATGCGTTCCCTACGATGGCGCGGTGACGAGTACCGCACCCGAGACCCAGCGGGGCCAGGACGCCGGGGACCCGCTCGGCGAAGAGCCGACCTCCTGGCAGCGGCGGTTGCGCCGTTTCGGCCATGTCCCCCGCCCGGAGACGCCGCTCCGCGACCGGCTGGACCCGCCGTACACCCGGCCGGGACGGCAGCTGTGGTCCGTCTTCGCGGTCCCGCCGCAGGTGGCCGACCGCCTGGTGCGGTGGTCG carries:
- a CDS encoding 16S rRNA (cytidine(1402)-2'-O)-methyltransferase, with amino-acid sequence MTGTTGTLVLAGTPIGDVADAPPRLAAELERADVVAAEDTRRLRRLTQALGIHTSGRVVSYFEGNESARTPELVEALTGGARVLLVTDAGMPSVSDPGYRLVAAAVEQDIRVTAVPGPSAVLTALALSGLPVDRFCFEGFLPRKAGERLSRLRENADERRTMVFFEAPHRLDDTLAAMAEVFGAERRAAVCRELTKTYEEVKRGPLGELAVWAADGVRGEITVVVEGASDSGAEGLDAEELVRRVRVREEAGERRKEAIAAVAAAAGLPKREVFDAVVAAKNAEKAP
- a CDS encoding penicillin-binding protein; translated protein: MTDVTVPRLDAPGSPASTARLLAEAAGRIDAPDVVLAISRGGVRTVHTGGGAEPGPIPRERLRYELGSASKPFAGLLLARLVAQGRVRYEDRAADLLAPGLPVHPSVRRITLRHLLTHTSGLPGLPADFYPQAVPRWSSDPYGNYPADRVVRAFLRARPRHRPGTRWHYSNFAVSVLGHTLAAATGTPWEVLLTQQVLAPLGLEATLLRPGPDGTDATGHRRDGTPLPALDTGGFTAAGALRSTPLDLLTFLEAHTGAAPGAPTDPALGAALAEVVRPVLRRGLRHAHTHTLTWFQHPSPYGPVLFHAGATLGQQAFLGFRPDTGLAVAATATRRVHRKDTFVATAYELLTETP